In Hemiscyllium ocellatum isolate sHemOce1 chromosome 2, sHemOce1.pat.X.cur, whole genome shotgun sequence, a single window of DNA contains:
- the hmgcra gene encoding 3-hydroxy-3-methylglutaryl-CoA reductase a — MLSRLFRMHGLFVASHPWEVIVGTVTITICMMSMNMFTGNNQICGWNFECPKIEEEILSSDIIILTITRCLAILYIYFQFQNLRQLGSKYMLGIAGLFTIFSSFVFSTVVIHFLDKELTGLNEALPFFLLLIDLSKASALAKFALSSNCQDEVRENIARGMAILGPTFTLDALVECLVIGVGTMSGVRQLEIMCCFGCMSVLANYFVFMTFFPACVSLVLELSRESREGRPIWQLGHFARVLEEEEDNKPNPVTQRVKVIMSLGLVLVHAHSRWIAEPSSQDNPLEVPKSGTTIDGSMPKRIDPGVPLWQFYLSRMVSMDIEQVITLGLALFLAIKYIFFEKAETHSSFSLVVQKKDIDNCTNNTGMTRFQSCLTDEPINKNTDQVIKPIVYSIPKPVNRSSKANFVFGDFTPPSSSSSGTPEELDIEFPLGPRSIEECLFILRSPERGAKYLTDAEVIRLVNAKHIPAYKLETMMETPERGVFIRRQILAEKLPETTALQMLPYKDYDYSLVMGTCCENIIGYMPIPVGVAGPLFLNGKEFQVPMATTEGCLVASTNRGCRAICLGGGARSRVLADGMTRGPVIMLPTACEAAEVKTWLETPEGFQIIKEMFDSTSRYARLQKLQIGLAGRNLYIRFQSKTGDAMGMNMISKGTEKALSRLQEEFPSLRVLAVSGNYCTDKKPAAINWIEGRGKSIVCEAVIPAKIVCEVLKTSTHSLVEVNINKNLVGSAMAGSLGGYNAHAANIVTAIYIACGQDPAQNVSSSNCITLMESTGPNNEDLYISCTMPSIEVGTVGGGTNLPPQQTCLQMLGVQGASQECPGENARQLAEIVCGTVMAGELSLMAALAAGHLVKSHMIHNRSKVNLQVLPNSSTKKAA; from the exons GAGATATTAAGTAGTGATATCATAATACTGACCATCACGCGATGCTTAGCAATCTTGTACATATACTTCCAATTCCAGAACCTCCGACAACTTGGTTCCAAGTATATGCTAG GGATTGCTGGCCTCTTCACCATTTTCTCCAGCTTTGTTTTTAGTACTGTTGTAATTCATTTTCTGGATAAAGAACTAACTGGCCTCAA TGAAGCCTTGCCTTTCTTCTTGCTGCTTATTGATCTATCGAAAGCCAGTGCCCTAGCCAAATTTGCACTGAGCTCCAACTGCCAG GATGAAGTAAGGGAAAATATTGCACGTGGAATGGCCATTCTGGGTCCCACTTTCACTCTTGATGCTCTTGTGGAATGCCTTGTGATAGGTGTTGGTACTATGTCTG GGGTGCGACAACTAGAAATCATGTGCTGCTTTGGATGCATGTCAGTTTTGGCAAACTACTTTGTCTTTATGACATTTTTTCCAGCTTGTGTCTCCCTTGTATTGGAG CTTTCCCGAGAAAGCCGTGAGGGTCGTCCAATTTGGCAGCTGGGTCATTTTGCTCGTGTCTTGGAGGAAGAGGAAGATAACAAACCCAATCCTGTAACACAGAGAGTGAAAGTCATCATG TCTCTAGGGCTAGTCCTAGTTCATGCTCATAGTCGCTGGATAGCAGAACCATCTTCACAGGATAACCCCTTAGAAGTGCCTAAGTCTGGAACAACCATTGATGGAAGTATGCCGAAACGAATTGATCCTGGTGTACCACTCTGGCAGTTCTATCTTTCCAG gatggtcagcatggatattgAACAAGTAATTACTCTTGGTCTAGCACTCTTTCTTGCTATCAAGTACATCTTCTTTGAGAAGGCAGAAACTCACTCGTCTTTCTCATTGGTGGTACAGAAGAAGGATATTGATAACTGCACGAATAATACTGGAATGACCAGATTCCAATCATGTTTAACAGATGAACCAATTAATAAAAATACAG aCCAAGTCATAAAGCCTATTGTGTATTCGATCCCAAAACCGGTCAATCGTTCATCAAAAGCAAATTTTGTGTTCGGAGACTTCACGCCTCCTAGCTCTTCATCTTCAGGAACACCTGAAGAACTGGATATTGAGTTTCCATTAGGACCACGATCAATTGAAGAATGCTTGTTCATACTCCGAAGCCCAGAG AGAGGGGCAAAATACCTTACTGATGCTGAGGTAATCCGTCTGGTGAATGCCAAACACATTCCGGCTTACAAACTGGAGACTATGATGGAAACTCCAGAACGTGGTGTGTTCATACGTAGACAAATCCTGGCTGAAAAACTGCCAGAAACTACTGCACTACAAATGCTTCCTTACAAGGACTACGATTACTCACTG GTTATGGGCACTTGCTGTGAGAATATCATTGGCTATATGCCCATCCCAGTGGGAGTTGCTGGTCCACTTTTCCTGAATGGGAAGGAGTTCCAAGTGCCCATGGCAACTACTGAAGGCTGTCTTGTGGCAAGCACTAACCGTGGTTGCAGGGCAATATGT CTGGGTGGTGGAGCGCGGAGTCGCGttttggcagatggaatgactAGAGGGCCAGTTATAATGCTTCCAACTGCATGTGAGGCAGCAGAAGTGAAAACGTGGCTCGAGACCCCCGAAGGCTTTCAAATTATTAAAGAAATGTTTGACAGCACTAGCAG ATATGCCCGGCTTCAGAAGCTGCAGATTGGGCTTGCTGGACGCAATCTTTATATCCGTTTTCAGTCAAAGACTGGGGATGCCATGGGCATGAACATGATCTCAAAG GGCACAGAAAAGGCTCTCTCCAGGTTGCAGGAAGAGTTCCCATCTTTACGTGTACTAGCAGTCAGTGGCAACTACTGCACAGATAAGAAACCTGCTGCAATTAACTGGATTGAGGGAAGGGGGAAGTCTATTGTTTGTGAAGCAGTCATTCCAGCCAAAATTGTGTGTGAG gtATTAAAAACTTCTACACATTCTCTTGTAGAAGTAAATATCAACAAAAACCTAGTGGGTTCAGCAATGGCTGGAAGTCTGGGTGGTTACAATGCACATGCTGCAAATATTGTTACAGCTATTTATATTGCCTGTGGACAG GATCCAGCTCAGAATGTTAGTAGCTCGAATTGTATTACATTAATGGAATCAACAGGCCCCAATAATGAAGACTTGTATATTAGCTGCACCATGCCATCAATTGAGGTTGGAACTGTTGGAGGAGGAACCAACTTACCACCACAGCAAACTTGCCTGCAG ATGCTTGGTGTTCAgggtgcaagtcaggagtgtccTGGTGAAAATGCACGGCAGCTGGCCGAGATAGTTTGTGGTACAGTAATGGCAGGTGAGCTGTCTCTCATGGCAGCCCTGGCAGCTGGACATTTGGTGAAGAGCCACATGATTCACAACAG ATCAAAGGTTAATCTCCAGGTGCTCCCCAACAGCTCTACGAAGAAAGCAGCTTGA